One window of the Zea mays cultivar B73 chromosome 3, Zm-B73-REFERENCE-NAM-5.0, whole genome shotgun sequence genome contains the following:
- the LOC103650895 gene encoding uncharacterized protein: MRGPVLGAVSSLNAGYAYCGLYERDDEYRPVHEVEPTVRLGLRVFAVVNAIMLTIVNIIISESLLGKIVAPAGMIVMVGFVFAITTDDAEPGITQTESMV, translated from the exons ATGAGAGGGCCTGTGTTAGGCGCCGTTAGCTCCTTGAACGCCGGTTATGCATATTGCGGCTTATATGAAAGGGACGACGAGTACCGGCCAGTACATGAGGTCGAGCCGACCGTCCGGCTGGGCCTCAGG GTCTTTGCGGTCGTCAACGCTATCATGCTGACTATTGTTAACATCATCATAAGCGAGAGCCTCCTCGGGAAGATAGTAGCTCCGGCTGGGATGATAGTCATGGTGGGGTTTGTATTTGCAATCACAACAGACGATGCCGAACCTGGAATCACCCAAACAGAGTCCATGGTGTGA
- the LOC103650896 gene encoding uncharacterized protein isoform X2, with translation MVQSLKGILADRSEGEIYATLCDCGMDPDIAVERLISQTPAQLRWSLTKQEWLLATGLTGLLNPYGLWSPRHSQSDVSSSEMEFGTARQYDTTDLDEALQRESFEALNPRAVAVVIDPIQKRTIDFRFWLLNPYGLWSPRHSQSDVSSSEMEFGTARQYDTTDLDEALQREQTHLIDVLCGYHALFAWVPPPLRGLYIEPPTCPTPCRHRVVSGASVASNPNKEELRPDMGGRVVSGSAEHPPVVSSFPINQWLSKEADGKKIQIQLTGFMEKNTVKFMKELWSLLLSAQQNASGVPQQFLDEKEAEIHQKKDDRSAQEIQKKPEKEGMDSELEKNKTMDGDVGNSRSYGDPVASALNSTNFNIEEEKDNDFKRTSRPKNRL, from the exons ATGGTGCAGAGCCTCAAGGGGATCCTGGCCGACCGCTCGGAGGGAGAGATCTACGCCACGCTCTGCGACTGCGGAATGGACCCCGACATAGCCGTCGAGAGGCTCATCTCCCAG ACCCCTGCACAACTAAGGTGGAGCCTTACAAAGCAAGAGTGGTTGCTTGCAACCGGCCTCACAG GGCTGTTGAATCCGTATGGGCTATGGTCGCCGAGGCACTCGCAGTCGGACGTGTCTTCATCGGAGATGGAGTTTGGTACAGCGCGCCAGTACGACACCACCGACCTTGATGAAGCACTTCAAAGAGAG AGTTTTGAAGCTTTGAACCCCAGAGCCGTTGCTGTTGTGATAGACCCCATCCAGAAGAGGACGATCGATTTTCGATTTT GGCTGTTGAATCCGTATGGGCTATGGTCGCCGAGGCACTCGCAGTCGGACGTGTCTTCATCGGAGATGGAGTTTGGTACAGCGCGCCAGTACGACACCACCGACCTTGATGAAGCACTTCAAAGAGAG caaacacatttGATCGATGTCTTGTGTGGGTATCATGCACTTTTTGCGTGGGTTCCACCTCCACTGCGCGGGCTGTATATAGAGCCGCCCACCTGCCCCACACCATGTCGTCACCGAGTTGTGAGTGGGGCATCCGTCGCCTCTAATCCAAATAAG GAGGAGCTGCGGCCAGACATGGGCGGCAGAGTAGTATCTGGATCCGCTGAACACCCACCGGTGGTATCTAGCTTTCCTATCAATCAGTGGCTTTCAAAG GAAGCGGATGGAAAGAAGATTCAGATCCAGCTGACAGGGTTCATGGAAAAGAACACAGTGAAGTTCATGAAGGAGCTCTGGAGCCTTCTCCTCAGTGCGCAGCAGAATGCCAGTGGGGTGCCTCAACAGTTTCTGGATGAAAAGGAGGCTGAGATACATCAGAAAAAG GATGACAGGAGTGCGCAGGAGATCCAAAAGAAGCCAGAAAAGGAGGGAATGGACTCAGAACTGGAAAAGAACAAAACGATG GATGGGGATGTTGGTAACTCAAGATCCTATGGTGATCCAGTTGCCTCTGCTTTAAACAGTACAAATTTCAATATCGAGGAAGAAAAGGACAATGATTTCAAGCGCACCTCAAGACCAAAAAATAG GTTGTAA
- the LOC103650896 gene encoding uncharacterized protein isoform X1 has translation MDVRLSSFWPLERWIRNPSRDNRCSWSRTGLYDMLSVLIPTHWSCSSLIYLLCFCSISYILYSAKHCTRRPKFVQYINVQSFEALNPRAVAVVIDPIQKRTIDFRFWLLNPYGLWSPRHSQSDVSSSEMEFGTARQYDTTDLDEALQRESFEALNPRAVAVVIDPIQKRTIDFRFWLLNPYGLWSPRHSQSDVSSSEMEFGTARQYDTTDLDEALQREQTHLIDVLCGYHALFAWVPPPLRGLYIEPPTCPTPCRHRVVSGASVASNPNKEELRPDMGGRVVSGSAEHPPVVSSFPINQWLSKEADGKKIQIQLTGFMEKNTVKFMKELWSLLLSAQQNASGVPQQFLDEKEAEIHQKKDDRSAQEIQKKPEKEGMDSELEKNKTMDGDVGNSRSYGDPVASALNSTNFNIEEEKDNDFKRTSRPKNRL, from the exons ATGGATGTCAGACTGAGTAGTTTTTGGCCATTGGAGAGATGGATTAGAAATCCCAGCAGAGACAACAGGTGCAGCTGGAGCAGGACTGGGCTTTACGACATGCTGAGTGTGTTGATCCCAACTCACTGGAGTTGTTCTTCTCTTATCTACCTTTTGTGCTTCTGTTCTATATCTTATATCCTATATAGTGCCAAACACTGCACTCGTAGGCCTAAATTTGTTCAATATATAAATGTGCAGAGTTTTGAAGCTTTGAACCCCAGAGCCGTTGCTGTTGTGATAGACCCCATCCAGAAGAGGACGATCGATTTTCGATTTT GGCTGTTGAATCCGTATGGGCTATGGTCGCCGAGGCACTCGCAGTCGGACGTGTCTTCATCGGAGATGGAGTTTGGTACAGCGCGCCAGTACGACACCACCGACCTTGATGAAGCACTTCAAAGAGAG AGTTTTGAAGCTTTGAACCCCAGAGCCGTTGCTGTTGTGATAGACCCCATCCAGAAGAGGACGATCGATTTTCGATTTT GGCTGTTGAATCCGTATGGGCTATGGTCGCCGAGGCACTCGCAGTCGGACGTGTCTTCATCGGAGATGGAGTTTGGTACAGCGCGCCAGTACGACACCACCGACCTTGATGAAGCACTTCAAAGAGAG caaacacatttGATCGATGTCTTGTGTGGGTATCATGCACTTTTTGCGTGGGTTCCACCTCCACTGCGCGGGCTGTATATAGAGCCGCCCACCTGCCCCACACCATGTCGTCACCGAGTTGTGAGTGGGGCATCCGTCGCCTCTAATCCAAATAAG GAGGAGCTGCGGCCAGACATGGGCGGCAGAGTAGTATCTGGATCCGCTGAACACCCACCGGTGGTATCTAGCTTTCCTATCAATCAGTGGCTTTCAAAG GAAGCGGATGGAAAGAAGATTCAGATCCAGCTGACAGGGTTCATGGAAAAGAACACAGTGAAGTTCATGAAGGAGCTCTGGAGCCTTCTCCTCAGTGCGCAGCAGAATGCCAGTGGGGTGCCTCAACAGTTTCTGGATGAAAAGGAGGCTGAGATACATCAGAAAAAG GATGACAGGAGTGCGCAGGAGATCCAAAAGAAGCCAGAAAAGGAGGGAATGGACTCAGAACTGGAAAAGAACAAAACGATG GATGGGGATGTTGGTAACTCAAGATCCTATGGTGATCCAGTTGCCTCTGCTTTAAACAGTACAAATTTCAATATCGAGGAAGAAAAGGACAATGATTTCAAGCGCACCTCAAGACCAAAAAATAG GTTGTAA